In one window of Carassius auratus strain Wakin chromosome 28, ASM336829v1, whole genome shotgun sequence DNA:
- the LOC113047186 gene encoding aldehyde dehydrogenase family 16 member A1-like isoform X2, which produces MAGTSTKTVHDIFQNMEYGPSSTSTATAQSWLEKHSRILGFFIDGKFSSPADRQTQDVTDANAVVCSTVCAKAEDVASAASSAAGAFKTWSELSCFQRAKVLLKLASVLQRHSQCVSELCELSQSSVSPAVLIRLAQYYASWAQLRDTLMPEWIPQGVVAVVVSDDCSVYFLLLKVLPALAMGNTVLVVPGKTTTLPALLLAQLFLEAGIPAGVLNVVTGSEASLGATVAQTPQVSYLTYSGRQQTGEALAKAVAGWGVPMSFSLSLSSVCPFIIFDSADLDSAVDGVIELAFKKKRDFQWVLCVQESVLDSVVARLKLRMTGMKCVPLATETDRNLLDAAVQEAQQKGATLIQSCPPGTGAVYPPTVLCGLAPSCESVISPPPGPVLPLISFRSSAEGVTLGNHSPYGQAASIWTEDLTLALESAKSLCVGSVWVNCHSVMDPALPLCGRRESGNCTDGGREGLYQFLRPSHSPSLPHSSPSAINYAGFGSAASKFMIPEGFDPSSVPRFYSQLVGGQLRKADSGCSRSVLAPGGAVLAHCPDGGRKDVRNAVEAAIKVQPGWMKKSPAARSQSLYSLADSLDKRRRDMAVSIQTQTDISLEEAEKEVQLSISRLSDWAARCDKQHGGTPFLPQSGSALSSPEALGVLGVILPNSKPLLPLVSMLGAAIAMGNAVIMVPSEKSPLPALEFIQVLQASDIPGGLVSIITGGRDQLTQALANHSVIQSIWYWGSKEGCQFLQYSCVSPLKRLWLHCEEEEEREAGQNWTSSNPSLQEELWRKAVVWKSIWIPTA; this is translated from the exons ATGGCAGGCACTTCTACAAAGACTGTGCACGACATCTTTCAAAATATGGAGTATGGACCATCCAGCACGAGCACAGCAACTGCACAG TCATGGCTGGAGAAACACTCTCGCATTCTTGGCTTCTTCATTGATGGGAAATTTTCCAGccctgcagacagacagacccaAGATGTGACTGATGCCAACG CGGTGGTCTGCAGCACTGTTTGTGCTAAAGCTGAGGATGTTGCGTCTGCTGCCTCATCTGCGGCTGGAGCCTTCAAAACCTGGAGTGAACTGAGCTGTTTCCAAAGAGCCAAAGTGTTACTCAA GTTGGCGAGTGTCCTGCAGAGACACAGTCAGTGTGTGTCGGAGCTGTGTGAGCTCTCTCAGTCTTCTGTCTCTCCCGCTGTGCTCATTAGACTGGCCCAATACTATGCCAGCTGGGCTCAGCTACGAGACACGCTCATGCCTGAGTGGATCCCacaag GTGTTGTGGCGGTGGTTGTTTCAGATGACTGCTCTGTCTACTTTCTTCTGCTTAAAGTTTTACCAGCTCTAGCTATGG GCAATACTGTTCTTGTGGTGCCTGGCAAGACTACTACTCTTCCTGCCCTTCTGTTGGCTCAGCTGTTTCTGGAGGCTGGGATCCCTGCTGGAGTACTGAATGTGGTCACAGGCAGTGAAGCATCACTGGGTGCCACAGTGGCTCAAACTCCACAAGTGAGCTACCTGACCTACAGTGGAAGACAACAGACTGGAGAAGCCCTGGCTAAAGCAGTGGCTGGTTGGGGAGTCCcaatgtctttctctctctctctcagctcggTGTGCCCTTTTATCATCTTTGATTCGGCAGACCTCGACAGTGCTGTGGACGGCGTGATAGAGCTGGCCTTCAAGAAGAAAAgagat TTCCAGTGGGTGCTCTGTGTGCAGGAATCAGTGTTGGACAGTGTTGTGGCCAGGCTGAAGTTGAGAATGACTGGGATGAAATGTGTTCCTCTTGCCACTGAGACAGACAGGAATCTTCTAGATGCTGCAGTTCAGGAGGCCCAGCAGAAGGGGGCGACA CTGATCCAGTCATGTCCACCTGGAACTGGTGCTGTCTACCCCCCTACTGTACTGTGTGGACTGGCTCCTTCCTGCGAGTCTGTGATTTCGCCTCCTCCAGGCCCTGTGCTGCCCCTCATATCCTTCAGGAGCTCTGCTGAGGGAGTTACACTCG GAAACCACAGTCCTTATGGTCAGGCGGCCTCCATCTGGACTGAAGATTTGACTTTGGCTTTGGAGTCTGCAAAGAG TCTGTGTGTAGGTTCGGTGTGGGTGAACTGTCATTCTGTAATGGATCCCGCATTGCCCCTGTGTGGACGGAGGGAGAGCGGGAACTGCACCGATGGAGGCAGAGAg GGTCTGTATCAGTTCCTTCGGCCGTCACATTCACCTTCCCTTCCTCACTCCAGTCCCAGCGCTATCAACTATGCTGGCTTTGGTTCAGCAGCTTCCAAATTCATGATACCTGAAGGATTTGATCCTTCCAG TGTCCCTCGCTTTTACTCGCAGCTCGTGGGTGGTCAGTTGCGTAAAGCTGACTCGGGCTGCAGCAGGTCAGTTTTGGCCCCTGGGGGCGCTGTATTGGCTCACTGTCCAGACGGAGGCAGGAAGGATGTCCGGAATGCAGTGGAGGCCGCCATTAAGGTCCAGCCAGG GTGGATGAAGAAAAGTCCCGCTGCACGCTCTCAGTCCCTTTATTCACTTGCTGACAGTCTAGATAAGCGGAGGCGGGACATGGCTGTATCAATCCAGACTCAAACCGACATCTCATTAGAAGAGGCAGAGAAAGAGGTGCAGCTTAGCATCTCCAGGCTCTCTGATTGGGCTGCACGCTGTGATAAACAGCATGGTGGAACTCCA TTCCTGCCCCAGTCTGGTTCTGCCCTGTCATCTCCTGAGGCTTTAGGGGTGCTGGGAGTGATTCTCCCCAACTCCAAACCACTGCTCCCTCTGGTGTCTATGCTAGGGGCAGCTATTGCCATGGGTAATGCCGTTATCATGGTGCCAAGTGAAAAATCCCCTCTTCCAGCTCTTGAATTTATACAg gtCCTGCAGGCCTCTGATATCCCCGGGGGTCTGGTCAGTATTATAACAGGGGGCAGGGATCAGCTGACGCAGGCACTTGCCAACCACAGTGTGATTCAAAGCATTTGGTATTGGGGAAGTAAAGAg ggcTGTCAGTTTCTCCAGTACTCCTGTGTCAGTCCCCTTAAACGTCTGTGGTTACActgtgaagaggaggaggagagggaaGCAGGACAAAACTGGACCAGCTCAAATCCCTCTCTTCAAGAAGAGCTTTGGAGGAAGGCGGTGGTGTGGAAAAGTATTTGGATCCCTACTGCATAA
- the LOC113047208 gene encoding apoptosis regulator BAX-like has product MACEVSQDDQIGEALLIGVVRDEVMKVAAEVHTAPPGLPEARPVSNSQDQKLVEQLAETIKAIGDRLDQDKAFNDMIDGLVKVADKKSFWELVEKVFTDDQINWGRIIVLFYSIGKLSAKMVLACLPTIVSDILTLSLDFFRRTLLEWICKMGGWMHSIPALACFSFEQFSGSSLSKYFSYFGVALGFTGGLLLGGFIVSKFPRKS; this is encoded by the exons ATGGCTTGCGAAGTCTCGCAGG ATGACCAGATTGGAGAAGCACTCTTAATCGG GGTGGTAAGAGATGAGGTGATGAAGGTAGCAGCCGAGGTACATACAGCCCCACCGGGCCTTCCTGAAGCTCGTCCAGTAAGCAACAGCCAGGACCAGAAGCTTGTTGAACAGCTGGCGGAGACCATCAAAGCGATCGGTGATAGACTCGATCAAGATAAAGCATTCAATGA CATGATTGATGGCTTAGTAAAAGTGGCTGATAAGAAAAGTTTCTGGGAACTTGTGGAAAAGGTTTTCACAGATGACCAGATCAACTGGGGGAGAATTATAGTGCTCTTCTATTCAATTGGAAAGCTGTCTGCAAAG ATGGTCCTTGCATGCTTACCCACAATTGTTTCAGACATTTTGACCTTAAGTCTGGATTTCTTCAGGAGGACTCTGTTGGAATGGATTTGCAAAATGGGAGGATGG ATGCACAGTATCCCTGCGCTGGCCTGTTTCTCCTTTGAGCAGTTTTCTGGTTCTTCACTTagtaaatatttttcttattttggagTTGCATTGGGCTTCACTGGTGGCCTACTGCTAGGTGGCTTCATCGTCTCGAAATTTCCAAGAAAAAGCTAA
- the LOC113047186 gene encoding aldehyde dehydrogenase family 16 member A1-like isoform X1 has protein sequence MAGTSTKTVHDIFQNMEYGPSSTSTATAQSWLEKHSRILGFFIDGKFSSPADRQTQDVTDANAAVVCSTVCAKAEDVASAASSAAGAFKTWSELSCFQRAKVLLKLASVLQRHSQCVSELCELSQSSVSPAVLIRLAQYYASWAQLRDTLMPEWIPQGVVAVVVSDDCSVYFLLLKVLPALAMGNTVLVVPGKTTTLPALLLAQLFLEAGIPAGVLNVVTGSEASLGATVAQTPQVSYLTYSGRQQTGEALAKAVAGWGVPMSFSLSLSSVCPFIIFDSADLDSAVDGVIELAFKKKRDFQWVLCVQESVLDSVVARLKLRMTGMKCVPLATETDRNLLDAAVQEAQQKGATLIQSCPPGTGAVYPPTVLCGLAPSCESVISPPPGPVLPLISFRSSAEGVTLGNHSPYGQAASIWTEDLTLALESAKSLCVGSVWVNCHSVMDPALPLCGRRESGNCTDGGREGLYQFLRPSHSPSLPHSSPSAINYAGFGSAASKFMIPEGFDPSSVPRFYSQLVGGQLRKADSGCSRSVLAPGGAVLAHCPDGGRKDVRNAVEAAIKVQPGWMKKSPAARSQSLYSLADSLDKRRRDMAVSIQTQTDISLEEAEKEVQLSISRLSDWAARCDKQHGGTPFLPQSGSALSSPEALGVLGVILPNSKPLLPLVSMLGAAIAMGNAVIMVPSEKSPLPALEFIQVLQASDIPGGLVSIITGGRDQLTQALANHSVIQSIWYWGSKEGCQFLQYSCVSPLKRLWLHCEEEEEREAGQNWTSSNPSLQEELWRKAVVWKSIWIPTA, from the exons ATGGCAGGCACTTCTACAAAGACTGTGCACGACATCTTTCAAAATATGGAGTATGGACCATCCAGCACGAGCACAGCAACTGCACAG TCATGGCTGGAGAAACACTCTCGCATTCTTGGCTTCTTCATTGATGGGAAATTTTCCAGccctgcagacagacagacccaAGATGTGACTGATGCCAACG CAGCGGTGGTCTGCAGCACTGTTTGTGCTAAAGCTGAGGATGTTGCGTCTGCTGCCTCATCTGCGGCTGGAGCCTTCAAAACCTGGAGTGAACTGAGCTGTTTCCAAAGAGCCAAAGTGTTACTCAA GTTGGCGAGTGTCCTGCAGAGACACAGTCAGTGTGTGTCGGAGCTGTGTGAGCTCTCTCAGTCTTCTGTCTCTCCCGCTGTGCTCATTAGACTGGCCCAATACTATGCCAGCTGGGCTCAGCTACGAGACACGCTCATGCCTGAGTGGATCCCacaag GTGTTGTGGCGGTGGTTGTTTCAGATGACTGCTCTGTCTACTTTCTTCTGCTTAAAGTTTTACCAGCTCTAGCTATGG GCAATACTGTTCTTGTGGTGCCTGGCAAGACTACTACTCTTCCTGCCCTTCTGTTGGCTCAGCTGTTTCTGGAGGCTGGGATCCCTGCTGGAGTACTGAATGTGGTCACAGGCAGTGAAGCATCACTGGGTGCCACAGTGGCTCAAACTCCACAAGTGAGCTACCTGACCTACAGTGGAAGACAACAGACTGGAGAAGCCCTGGCTAAAGCAGTGGCTGGTTGGGGAGTCCcaatgtctttctctctctctctcagctcggTGTGCCCTTTTATCATCTTTGATTCGGCAGACCTCGACAGTGCTGTGGACGGCGTGATAGAGCTGGCCTTCAAGAAGAAAAgagat TTCCAGTGGGTGCTCTGTGTGCAGGAATCAGTGTTGGACAGTGTTGTGGCCAGGCTGAAGTTGAGAATGACTGGGATGAAATGTGTTCCTCTTGCCACTGAGACAGACAGGAATCTTCTAGATGCTGCAGTTCAGGAGGCCCAGCAGAAGGGGGCGACA CTGATCCAGTCATGTCCACCTGGAACTGGTGCTGTCTACCCCCCTACTGTACTGTGTGGACTGGCTCCTTCCTGCGAGTCTGTGATTTCGCCTCCTCCAGGCCCTGTGCTGCCCCTCATATCCTTCAGGAGCTCTGCTGAGGGAGTTACACTCG GAAACCACAGTCCTTATGGTCAGGCGGCCTCCATCTGGACTGAAGATTTGACTTTGGCTTTGGAGTCTGCAAAGAG TCTGTGTGTAGGTTCGGTGTGGGTGAACTGTCATTCTGTAATGGATCCCGCATTGCCCCTGTGTGGACGGAGGGAGAGCGGGAACTGCACCGATGGAGGCAGAGAg GGTCTGTATCAGTTCCTTCGGCCGTCACATTCACCTTCCCTTCCTCACTCCAGTCCCAGCGCTATCAACTATGCTGGCTTTGGTTCAGCAGCTTCCAAATTCATGATACCTGAAGGATTTGATCCTTCCAG TGTCCCTCGCTTTTACTCGCAGCTCGTGGGTGGTCAGTTGCGTAAAGCTGACTCGGGCTGCAGCAGGTCAGTTTTGGCCCCTGGGGGCGCTGTATTGGCTCACTGTCCAGACGGAGGCAGGAAGGATGTCCGGAATGCAGTGGAGGCCGCCATTAAGGTCCAGCCAGG GTGGATGAAGAAAAGTCCCGCTGCACGCTCTCAGTCCCTTTATTCACTTGCTGACAGTCTAGATAAGCGGAGGCGGGACATGGCTGTATCAATCCAGACTCAAACCGACATCTCATTAGAAGAGGCAGAGAAAGAGGTGCAGCTTAGCATCTCCAGGCTCTCTGATTGGGCTGCACGCTGTGATAAACAGCATGGTGGAACTCCA TTCCTGCCCCAGTCTGGTTCTGCCCTGTCATCTCCTGAGGCTTTAGGGGTGCTGGGAGTGATTCTCCCCAACTCCAAACCACTGCTCCCTCTGGTGTCTATGCTAGGGGCAGCTATTGCCATGGGTAATGCCGTTATCATGGTGCCAAGTGAAAAATCCCCTCTTCCAGCTCTTGAATTTATACAg gtCCTGCAGGCCTCTGATATCCCCGGGGGTCTGGTCAGTATTATAACAGGGGGCAGGGATCAGCTGACGCAGGCACTTGCCAACCACAGTGTGATTCAAAGCATTTGGTATTGGGGAAGTAAAGAg ggcTGTCAGTTTCTCCAGTACTCCTGTGTCAGTCCCCTTAAACGTCTGTGGTTACActgtgaagaggaggaggagagggaaGCAGGACAAAACTGGACCAGCTCAAATCCCTCTCTTCAAGAAGAGCTTTGGAGGAAGGCGGTGGTGTGGAAAAGTATTTGGATCCCTACTGCATAA